A window of the Lagenorhynchus albirostris chromosome 1, mLagAlb1.1, whole genome shotgun sequence genome harbors these coding sequences:
- the SPATA7 gene encoding spermatogenesis-associated protein 7 isoform X4 has product MSASIKYADQQRREKLKKGLARCERELKLTKTAMQSNSKSNSKSLFNTLQKPPGEPQDEDAMLFEEVNRFPSFKRSPVTSSERLHLNPHNSDKVLTNGTEKNSSSFLSSMDHAASGPRTSSSGTSYGRRPRSTSLNSQRFQLVISKAPSGDLLDKHSELFSNRHLPFTPRTLKTEAKSFLSQYRYYTPAKRKKDFTDQQIEAETQTQSSSFQSDFETVEIKNFTDSEMNIKQASSCMSYGTKGKITPLPLQGHELPWDEVKDSALQCSSSRAVCQCSLQPPSGRKIYSDEEELLYLSFIEDVTDEILKLGLFSNRFLERLFERHIKQNKHHLEEEKMRHLLHILKVDLGCMSKENSVMLDDVGMLHLLDFEKAENSEQNEYKNEQDLAIQQERQEYQKALTMLLSVPKDENKIVSSPNEFFLPVYKSQDSEGVIIQQVNDETNLGTSVWDEKNVSMSDSLLDQETSVNVIDGDNDNDKVETSNELCCFSTALSPSVQLCSVKDGNQDMEGPTLKIMEMSIEDRSFDA; this is encoded by the exons ATGAGTGCCAGCATCAAAT atgcAGACCAACAACGAAGAGAGAAACTCAAAAAGGGATTAGCACGGTGTGAAAGGGAATTGAAATTAACTAAAACTGCAATGCAATCCAATTCTAAAAGTAATTCCAAGTCATTATTTAACACTCTACAAAAG CCTCCAGGAGAACCACAAGATGAAGATGCTATGTTATTCGAAGAAGTGAACAGATTTCCATCCTTTAAAAGGTCACCAGTAACTTCTTCAGAGCGACTACACTTAAATCCACATAATTCCGATAAAGTCCTCACAAATGGTACTGAGAAGAACTCCAGTTCCTTCCTGTCCAGCATGGATCACGCTGCCTCTGGGCCCAGGACATCATCCTCTGGAACCTCCTACGGCAGAAGGCCCCGGAGCACATCCCTAAATTCCCAGCGGTTTCAGTTAGTAATTTCAAAAGCACCCAGTGGGGACCTTTTGGATAAACATTCTGAACTCTTTTCTAACAGACATTTGCCATTCACCCCACGCactttaaaaacagaagcaaaatctTTCCTGTCACAGTATCGATATTATACacctgccaaaagaaaaaaggattttaCAGATCAGCAGATAGAAGCTGAAACTCAGACTCAATCAAGCAG ctTTCAATCTGATTTTGAGACAGTTGAGATTAAGAACTTCACAGATTCAGAAATGAACATAAAGCAG GCATCTAGCTGTATGTCGTATGgtaccaaaggaaaaataacccCTTTACCTTTACAAGGACATGAATTACCATGGGATGAGGTTAAAGACAGTGCTCTTCAGTGTTCCTCATCAAG GGCAGTATGTCAATGTTCCCTGCAGCCTCCTTCAGGGAGAAAAATCTATTCTGA TGAAGAAGAACTGTTGTATCTGAGTTTCATTGAAGATGTAACAGATGAAATTTTGAAACTTGGTTTATTTTCAAAcag GTTTCTAGAACGACTGTTTGAGagacatataaaacaaaataaacatcatTTGGAGGAG gaAAAAATGCGCCACCTGCTACATATCCTAAAGGTGGACTTAGGCTGCATGTCCAAGGAAAACTCAGTAATGCTAGATGATGTTGGTATGTTGCATTTACTTGATTTTGAAAAGGCTGAGAATTCagaacaaaatgaatataaaaatgaacaagattTAGCCATTCAACAGGAACGTCAAGAATACCAAAAAGCTTTGACTATGTTATTGTCTGTTCCAAAGGATGAGAACAAGATAGTCTCTTCACCAAATGAATTTTTCCTGCCTGTCTATAAATCACAGGATTCAGAAGGGGTTATAATTCAACAGGTAAATGATGAAACGAATCTTGGAACTTCAGTTTgggatgaaaaaaatgtaagtatGTCAGACAGTTTACTAGACCAAGAAACTTCTGTGAATGTCATTGATGGAGACAATGACAATGACAAAGTCGAGACTTCAAATGAATTGTGTTGTTTTAGCACAGCACTCTCCCCGTCTGTTCAGTTATGCAGTGTCAAAGATGGTAATCAGGACATGGAAGGACCAACTCTCAAAATCATGGAAATGAGCATTGAGGACCGATCTTTCGATGCTTGA
- the SPATA7 gene encoding spermatogenesis-associated protein 7 isoform X2, with protein MDGSRRVRATSVLPRYGPPCLFKGHLSTKSNAFCTDSSSLRLSTLQLVKNHMAVHYNKILSAKAAVDCSVPLSMSASIKYADQQRREKLKKGLARCERELKLTKTAMQSNSKSNSKSLFNTLQKPPGEPQDEDAMLFEEVNRFPSFKRSPVTSSERLHLNPHNSDKVLTNGTEKNSSSFLSSMDHAASGPRTSSSGTSYGRRPRSTSLNSQRFQLVISKAPSGDLLDKHSELFSNRHLPFTPRTLKTEAKSFLSQYRYYTPAKRKKDFTDQQIEAETQTQSSSFQSDFETVEIKNFTDSEMNIKQASSCMSYGTKGKITPLPLQGHELPWDEVKDSALQCSSSSEEELLYLSFIEDVTDEILKLGLFSNRFLERLFERHIKQNKHHLEEEKMRHLLHILKVDLGCMSKENSVMLDDVGMLHLLDFEKAENSEQNEYKNEQDLAIQQERQEYQKALTMLLSVPKDENKIVSSPNEFFLPVYKSQDSEGVIIQQVNDETNLGTSVWDEKNVSMSDSLLDQETSVNVIDGDNDNDKVETSNELCCFSTALSPSVQLCSVKDGNQDMEGPTLKIMEMSIEDRSFDA; from the exons ATGGATGGCAGCCGGAGAG TCAGAGCAACCTCTGTCCTTCCCAGATATGGTCCACCCTGCCTATTTAAAGGACACTTGAGCACCAAAAGTAATG ctttttgcACTGACTCCTCCTCTCTCAGACTAAGTACCCTCCAACTGGTCAAGAATCACATGGCTGTTCACTATAATAAAATCCTTTCAGCCAAAG CTGCAGTAGACTGCTCAGTTCCACTAAGCATGAGTGCCAGCATCAAAT atgcAGACCAACAACGAAGAGAGAAACTCAAAAAGGGATTAGCACGGTGTGAAAGGGAATTGAAATTAACTAAAACTGCAATGCAATCCAATTCTAAAAGTAATTCCAAGTCATTATTTAACACTCTACAAAAG CCTCCAGGAGAACCACAAGATGAAGATGCTATGTTATTCGAAGAAGTGAACAGATTTCCATCCTTTAAAAGGTCACCAGTAACTTCTTCAGAGCGACTACACTTAAATCCACATAATTCCGATAAAGTCCTCACAAATGGTACTGAGAAGAACTCCAGTTCCTTCCTGTCCAGCATGGATCACGCTGCCTCTGGGCCCAGGACATCATCCTCTGGAACCTCCTACGGCAGAAGGCCCCGGAGCACATCCCTAAATTCCCAGCGGTTTCAGTTAGTAATTTCAAAAGCACCCAGTGGGGACCTTTTGGATAAACATTCTGAACTCTTTTCTAACAGACATTTGCCATTCACCCCACGCactttaaaaacagaagcaaaatctTTCCTGTCACAGTATCGATATTATACacctgccaaaagaaaaaaggattttaCAGATCAGCAGATAGAAGCTGAAACTCAGACTCAATCAAGCAG ctTTCAATCTGATTTTGAGACAGTTGAGATTAAGAACTTCACAGATTCAGAAATGAACATAAAGCAG GCATCTAGCTGTATGTCGTATGgtaccaaaggaaaaataacccCTTTACCTTTACAAGGACATGAATTACCATGGGATGAGGTTAAAGACAGTGCTCTTCAGTGTTCCTCATCAAG TGAAGAAGAACTGTTGTATCTGAGTTTCATTGAAGATGTAACAGATGAAATTTTGAAACTTGGTTTATTTTCAAAcag GTTTCTAGAACGACTGTTTGAGagacatataaaacaaaataaacatcatTTGGAGGAG gaAAAAATGCGCCACCTGCTACATATCCTAAAGGTGGACTTAGGCTGCATGTCCAAGGAAAACTCAGTAATGCTAGATGATGTTGGTATGTTGCATTTACTTGATTTTGAAAAGGCTGAGAATTCagaacaaaatgaatataaaaatgaacaagattTAGCCATTCAACAGGAACGTCAAGAATACCAAAAAGCTTTGACTATGTTATTGTCTGTTCCAAAGGATGAGAACAAGATAGTCTCTTCACCAAATGAATTTTTCCTGCCTGTCTATAAATCACAGGATTCAGAAGGGGTTATAATTCAACAGGTAAATGATGAAACGAATCTTGGAACTTCAGTTTgggatgaaaaaaatgtaagtatGTCAGACAGTTTACTAGACCAAGAAACTTCTGTGAATGTCATTGATGGAGACAATGACAATGACAAAGTCGAGACTTCAAATGAATTGTGTTGTTTTAGCACAGCACTCTCCCCGTCTGTTCAGTTATGCAGTGTCAAAGATGGTAATCAGGACATGGAAGGACCAACTCTCAAAATCATGGAAATGAGCATTGAGGACCGATCTTTCGATGCTTGA
- the SPATA7 gene encoding spermatogenesis-associated protein 7 isoform X1 produces MDGSRRVRATSVLPRYGPPCLFKGHLSTKSNAFCTDSSSLRLSTLQLVKNHMAVHYNKILSAKAAVDCSVPLSMSASIKYADQQRREKLKKGLARCERELKLTKTAMQSNSKSNSKSLFNTLQKPPGEPQDEDAMLFEEVNRFPSFKRSPVTSSERLHLNPHNSDKVLTNGTEKNSSSFLSSMDHAASGPRTSSSGTSYGRRPRSTSLNSQRFQLVISKAPSGDLLDKHSELFSNRHLPFTPRTLKTEAKSFLSQYRYYTPAKRKKDFTDQQIEAETQTQSSSFQSDFETVEIKNFTDSEMNIKQASSCMSYGTKGKITPLPLQGHELPWDEVKDSALQCSSSRAVCQCSLQPPSGRKIYSDEEELLYLSFIEDVTDEILKLGLFSNRFLERLFERHIKQNKHHLEEEKMRHLLHILKVDLGCMSKENSVMLDDVGMLHLLDFEKAENSEQNEYKNEQDLAIQQERQEYQKALTMLLSVPKDENKIVSSPNEFFLPVYKSQDSEGVIIQQVNDETNLGTSVWDEKNVSMSDSLLDQETSVNVIDGDNDNDKVETSNELCCFSTALSPSVQLCSVKDGNQDMEGPTLKIMEMSIEDRSFDA; encoded by the exons ATGGATGGCAGCCGGAGAG TCAGAGCAACCTCTGTCCTTCCCAGATATGGTCCACCCTGCCTATTTAAAGGACACTTGAGCACCAAAAGTAATG ctttttgcACTGACTCCTCCTCTCTCAGACTAAGTACCCTCCAACTGGTCAAGAATCACATGGCTGTTCACTATAATAAAATCCTTTCAGCCAAAG CTGCAGTAGACTGCTCAGTTCCACTAAGCATGAGTGCCAGCATCAAAT atgcAGACCAACAACGAAGAGAGAAACTCAAAAAGGGATTAGCACGGTGTGAAAGGGAATTGAAATTAACTAAAACTGCAATGCAATCCAATTCTAAAAGTAATTCCAAGTCATTATTTAACACTCTACAAAAG CCTCCAGGAGAACCACAAGATGAAGATGCTATGTTATTCGAAGAAGTGAACAGATTTCCATCCTTTAAAAGGTCACCAGTAACTTCTTCAGAGCGACTACACTTAAATCCACATAATTCCGATAAAGTCCTCACAAATGGTACTGAGAAGAACTCCAGTTCCTTCCTGTCCAGCATGGATCACGCTGCCTCTGGGCCCAGGACATCATCCTCTGGAACCTCCTACGGCAGAAGGCCCCGGAGCACATCCCTAAATTCCCAGCGGTTTCAGTTAGTAATTTCAAAAGCACCCAGTGGGGACCTTTTGGATAAACATTCTGAACTCTTTTCTAACAGACATTTGCCATTCACCCCACGCactttaaaaacagaagcaaaatctTTCCTGTCACAGTATCGATATTATACacctgccaaaagaaaaaaggattttaCAGATCAGCAGATAGAAGCTGAAACTCAGACTCAATCAAGCAG ctTTCAATCTGATTTTGAGACAGTTGAGATTAAGAACTTCACAGATTCAGAAATGAACATAAAGCAG GCATCTAGCTGTATGTCGTATGgtaccaaaggaaaaataacccCTTTACCTTTACAAGGACATGAATTACCATGGGATGAGGTTAAAGACAGTGCTCTTCAGTGTTCCTCATCAAG GGCAGTATGTCAATGTTCCCTGCAGCCTCCTTCAGGGAGAAAAATCTATTCTGA TGAAGAAGAACTGTTGTATCTGAGTTTCATTGAAGATGTAACAGATGAAATTTTGAAACTTGGTTTATTTTCAAAcag GTTTCTAGAACGACTGTTTGAGagacatataaaacaaaataaacatcatTTGGAGGAG gaAAAAATGCGCCACCTGCTACATATCCTAAAGGTGGACTTAGGCTGCATGTCCAAGGAAAACTCAGTAATGCTAGATGATGTTGGTATGTTGCATTTACTTGATTTTGAAAAGGCTGAGAATTCagaacaaaatgaatataaaaatgaacaagattTAGCCATTCAACAGGAACGTCAAGAATACCAAAAAGCTTTGACTATGTTATTGTCTGTTCCAAAGGATGAGAACAAGATAGTCTCTTCACCAAATGAATTTTTCCTGCCTGTCTATAAATCACAGGATTCAGAAGGGGTTATAATTCAACAGGTAAATGATGAAACGAATCTTGGAACTTCAGTTTgggatgaaaaaaatgtaagtatGTCAGACAGTTTACTAGACCAAGAAACTTCTGTGAATGTCATTGATGGAGACAATGACAATGACAAAGTCGAGACTTCAAATGAATTGTGTTGTTTTAGCACAGCACTCTCCCCGTCTGTTCAGTTATGCAGTGTCAAAGATGGTAATCAGGACATGGAAGGACCAACTCTCAAAATCATGGAAATGAGCATTGAGGACCGATCTTTCGATGCTTGA
- the SPATA7 gene encoding spermatogenesis-associated protein 7 isoform X3, which produces MDGSRRVRATSVLPRYGPPCLFKGHLSTKSNAAVDCSVPLSMSASIKYADQQRREKLKKGLARCERELKLTKTAMQSNSKSNSKSLFNTLQKPPGEPQDEDAMLFEEVNRFPSFKRSPVTSSERLHLNPHNSDKVLTNGTEKNSSSFLSSMDHAASGPRTSSSGTSYGRRPRSTSLNSQRFQLVISKAPSGDLLDKHSELFSNRHLPFTPRTLKTEAKSFLSQYRYYTPAKRKKDFTDQQIEAETQTQSSSFQSDFETVEIKNFTDSEMNIKQASSCMSYGTKGKITPLPLQGHELPWDEVKDSALQCSSSRAVCQCSLQPPSGRKIYSDEEELLYLSFIEDVTDEILKLGLFSNRFLERLFERHIKQNKHHLEEEKMRHLLHILKVDLGCMSKENSVMLDDVGMLHLLDFEKAENSEQNEYKNEQDLAIQQERQEYQKALTMLLSVPKDENKIVSSPNEFFLPVYKSQDSEGVIIQQVNDETNLGTSVWDEKNVSMSDSLLDQETSVNVIDGDNDNDKVETSNELCCFSTALSPSVQLCSVKDGNQDMEGPTLKIMEMSIEDRSFDA; this is translated from the exons ATGGATGGCAGCCGGAGAG TCAGAGCAACCTCTGTCCTTCCCAGATATGGTCCACCCTGCCTATTTAAAGGACACTTGAGCACCAAAAGTAATG CTGCAGTAGACTGCTCAGTTCCACTAAGCATGAGTGCCAGCATCAAAT atgcAGACCAACAACGAAGAGAGAAACTCAAAAAGGGATTAGCACGGTGTGAAAGGGAATTGAAATTAACTAAAACTGCAATGCAATCCAATTCTAAAAGTAATTCCAAGTCATTATTTAACACTCTACAAAAG CCTCCAGGAGAACCACAAGATGAAGATGCTATGTTATTCGAAGAAGTGAACAGATTTCCATCCTTTAAAAGGTCACCAGTAACTTCTTCAGAGCGACTACACTTAAATCCACATAATTCCGATAAAGTCCTCACAAATGGTACTGAGAAGAACTCCAGTTCCTTCCTGTCCAGCATGGATCACGCTGCCTCTGGGCCCAGGACATCATCCTCTGGAACCTCCTACGGCAGAAGGCCCCGGAGCACATCCCTAAATTCCCAGCGGTTTCAGTTAGTAATTTCAAAAGCACCCAGTGGGGACCTTTTGGATAAACATTCTGAACTCTTTTCTAACAGACATTTGCCATTCACCCCACGCactttaaaaacagaagcaaaatctTTCCTGTCACAGTATCGATATTATACacctgccaaaagaaaaaaggattttaCAGATCAGCAGATAGAAGCTGAAACTCAGACTCAATCAAGCAG ctTTCAATCTGATTTTGAGACAGTTGAGATTAAGAACTTCACAGATTCAGAAATGAACATAAAGCAG GCATCTAGCTGTATGTCGTATGgtaccaaaggaaaaataacccCTTTACCTTTACAAGGACATGAATTACCATGGGATGAGGTTAAAGACAGTGCTCTTCAGTGTTCCTCATCAAG GGCAGTATGTCAATGTTCCCTGCAGCCTCCTTCAGGGAGAAAAATCTATTCTGA TGAAGAAGAACTGTTGTATCTGAGTTTCATTGAAGATGTAACAGATGAAATTTTGAAACTTGGTTTATTTTCAAAcag GTTTCTAGAACGACTGTTTGAGagacatataaaacaaaataaacatcatTTGGAGGAG gaAAAAATGCGCCACCTGCTACATATCCTAAAGGTGGACTTAGGCTGCATGTCCAAGGAAAACTCAGTAATGCTAGATGATGTTGGTATGTTGCATTTACTTGATTTTGAAAAGGCTGAGAATTCagaacaaaatgaatataaaaatgaacaagattTAGCCATTCAACAGGAACGTCAAGAATACCAAAAAGCTTTGACTATGTTATTGTCTGTTCCAAAGGATGAGAACAAGATAGTCTCTTCACCAAATGAATTTTTCCTGCCTGTCTATAAATCACAGGATTCAGAAGGGGTTATAATTCAACAGGTAAATGATGAAACGAATCTTGGAACTTCAGTTTgggatgaaaaaaatgtaagtatGTCAGACAGTTTACTAGACCAAGAAACTTCTGTGAATGTCATTGATGGAGACAATGACAATGACAAAGTCGAGACTTCAAATGAATTGTGTTGTTTTAGCACAGCACTCTCCCCGTCTGTTCAGTTATGCAGTGTCAAAGATGGTAATCAGGACATGGAAGGACCAACTCTCAAAATCATGGAAATGAGCATTGAGGACCGATCTTTCGATGCTTGA